The Sulfurimonas sp. genome includes the window CACCCGTTTCATTTTTAAAATATCTCGCTATTATAGTGACATCAACATAGTCTGTTGGTTCTTGAACTTCTACATTTATTTGTTTTTCTTTTACTTTTTTAAAAAAATTAAACATTATAAACAAAATTCCTTTATTTTTTTCGTTATATTTTCTATATCCATAATATGAATATCTTTTACTTCTGCTCTAGCTCTACTTGGCATACCATCAACTATTGCACTATTTTCACTCTCTGTTAATGTATAATGACCTTTTAAACTAAGTGCTTGACAAGCATCTACCCCATCTCGACCAATACCTGTTAATATGACACAGAATATCTCAATATTCTCAGAGATATTTACAAAAGAATTAAATACTTTATTTATATCTGGATTAAAATCTGTCATATGCAAGAGTTCTTTTTTTATAAAAAATATACCTTGATTATCTTTTTCTAATTTTATGTCACCACAACATGTGTATATCTTTCCAACTTGTAAATATTCATTATTTTGTGCAACTGATATCGTATTCTCACTATATGTCTGTAACTGTTTAGAAAAACTGCTCATGAAGCCACTAGTCATATGCTGCGCAATAACAATAGCACTATCATTAAGTATCGAAAGTTCTTTTATGATTTTTTCTATTTGTCCAGGTCCACCAGTTGATGCACCTATAAGGAGAATTTTACGGGGGATAGAATGTTTCATTTTTTTAGAGTTAATCATATTTTTACCTCATCTATCAGTACAAATATTATAGCACATAATCTAAAATATTTATTTTTTATATTATAATTCACTTTTCAATTTAATTATTAGGAGTTTTTTTATGGCAGGTTTTAAAGATTTAAAAGGACAAGGACATACTCCAACATTACTTATGTCGTTCTTGTATTTTGATATGAGTTTTATGGTTTGGACTATGCTTGGTCCACTTAGTACAGAAATAACTGAAGCATTAGCGCTTGGTGGTCACATAATGACAGCAGGCGAAAAAGCAACTCTACTTTCACTTCCTATACTCTCTGGTGCAATTTTAAGAATAGTCCTTGGATTTGGAGTTGATAAACTAGGTGCCAAAATGACAGCCTTAATCTCACAAGCTATTGTTATTGCTTCTCTACTAACAGCATTTTTTATGGGAGACAACATTACTTATAATGCCTTACTTATGGTAGCTTTAGGGCTTGGTTTTGCAGGAGCTTCGTTTGCAGTTGCACTTCCACAAGCTGGTCAATGGTATCCACCAAAACTTCAAGGTGTAGTTTTAGGAATTGCTGGAGCTGGAAATATTGGTGTAGTGATTGATTTTCTTTTTGCCCCAAAAATTGCAGAAATATGGGGTTGGTCATCTGTTTTTGGTGTAGGTGCGGCAATGTCAATTATTGTTATTATCGCTTATGCTTTTATGGCAAAAGATGCCCCTTCTGATATTTATACTGCTAGACCTAAAAAAATAAAAGATTATATAAAACTTTTAGGTGATAAAGACACATGGTGGTTTTCATTCTTTTATGCTATTAGTTTTGGTGGCTTTGTAGGTTTTGCAGGATATATGAAAGTTTACCTAATGAATACTTACAGCGTTGATATGTCTACATTTGGTTTAGAGATGCTAGATGAAGAAAATGTAAAGGTAATAGCTGGATATTTTGGTGCTTTTTGTATTTTTTCCGGTGCCGTACTTCGCCCTGTTGGTGGAAATATTGCAGATAAAATAGGTGGAGTAAAATCACTTTACTTCTTTTATGGTGCAGTTGCTATTTTAGTAACTATAAGTGCTTTAGTTTCATTACCTTTTTATATCGCGATTTTAGTGCTATTTTTAATTATGGCTAACTTAGGTATGGCAAATGGTGCAGTTTTTCAACTAGTGCCACAAAGATTTGGAAAAGATATTGGTATTATGACCGGACTTGTCGGTTGTGCTGGTGGACTTGGTGGAACAGCTCTTATAAAAACTCTTGGGTGGAGTAAAGGTGCTTTTGATGGCTATACAGCAGGATTTTTAATCTTTGCTTGTGTTGTTTTAGTTGCTATTATGGGACTAAGCTTAGTGAAAACTAGATGGAGAACAACTTGGGGGTTTAAATCTGGCGGTAGAATCTAGCTTTAAAGTTCATTTATTATCTATCGCTATAATTGCCTTAAATTAAATAAAAGGCGATAGATGAATACAAAAATTCTAATACTTACGATATCTTCAGCACTACTTTTAACTGCTTGTTTTGACACAAAAAAAGAAGTTAAAAAACCAGATGTTACATCACTAAAAACTCAAAAAGAAAAAGCAGCTTATGTTATTGGTACTCAGCTTGGAAAACAACTGATGATTTCTAAAGATGATATAAACCTAGATGCTATGAAACTTGGTATGAAAGATGTTTTTTCAGGAACAAAATCTAGGCTTAGTGACGACGAAATTCGTAAAACAATGGAAACATTTACCAAAGCAAAACAAAAAAGAGAAGTTGCAATGGTAGATAAATTTTCAAACCTTAACATAAAAGAAGGAAAAGCATATCTTCAAGCTAACAAGAAAAAAGATGGTGTAATAACTCTTGAAAGTGGACTTCAATACAGCGTAATCAAAAAAGGAACAGGAAAATCTCCAAAACTAACAGATACGGTAGTAACTCACTATCATGGAACTTTAATTGATGGAACTGTTTTTGATAGCTCTTATGATAGAGGTGAAACTGTAAGTTTCCCTGTAAATGCTGTTATAAAAGGTTGGACAGAAGCTTTACAAAAAATGAAAGTTGGAAGTAAATGGCATCTAGTTATTCCAGCAGAACTAGCTTATGGAAAAAGAGGGGCACCCCCTAGCATAGGTCCAGATGCTACACTTGTTTTTGATGTTGAACTATTAGAAATTAAGTAAGTTTTTTTATAAAAACAACTTTTAAATAGTTGCCCTCTTTAAACTTTGGATTTACTCTAAAGTCTTGTGCAAGAGAAAAACTCTCTTGCACTTGAAATCTTCCTCTTAACTCTTTAAACGCTCTTGAAATAAAATCTCTAAAAGTCATCATCGAAAAATTTGCAGAATTAGTAGATGCTACTATAATCCCATTTTTAGAAGTTATTTGTATAGCTTCTTTTAAAAGTTTTACATAATCTTTTGAAGCAGAAAATGTATGTTTTTTACTTCTTGCAAAACTTGGTGGGTCAAGCACAACTAAATCAAAAGATAACTTTTTTCGTACAGCATATTTAAAATAATTAAACACATCTTCTACAATAATATCTTGTGCAGATGCGTCTATGTTGTTTATGCTAAATTGCTCTGTAGTTTTAGGCAAACTTCTTTTTGCTAAGTCAACACTTGTTGTTTTGCTTGCTCCTCCAAGAGATGCAAATACTGAAAAAGCTCCCGTATATGAGAATGTATTTAGAGTTGTTTTTCCTTTTGCATATTTATCTCGCAGGGTTTTTCTAACTTCTCTTTGGTCTAAAAAAACACCAACCATTGCACCATCATCTAAATGAATTGCAAAATTAACATCATTTTCTTTAACTATTAAAGGAGTAGATGCTTTTGCCCCACAAACAAAATCATCTGAATCATCAAGATATTTTCCCTTAGTGTCAAACCTCTTTTTTTGATAGATGCCCTTATATTTCACTACTTCTTTAAGTGCTTTTAATATCTCTTGTTTAAATACATAGATGCCCTCAGAATACCAAGTAAGCAGATAATATCCATCAAAATAATCAATACTTAAGCCACCAACGCCATCTCCTTCAGCATTAAAAACTCTAAAAGCTGTTGTTGATTTATCGGAGAAAAAATCTTCTCTATATTTTATAGCATCTATAAATTTTTTTTCAAAAAAAGAACTATCTATTTTTTCATCTTTTTTTAAAGATAAAATCCAACCGTATCCTTTATTTTGAATGCCATAATAAGCTTGCGCAATAAACTTTTTCTTAGCATCTACTAAGTTAAATATTTGACCTTGTTCTTTTAATGTATCTAGGTTTGAGATAGACTCTTTAGATAAAAGTGGATATCCATCTTTGTAACTTTGTATAAATTCTGATTTTACGATTAAATCTATGTTTTGACTCATATTTATGCAACCTTCTAAGAAATTATAGTATAAATTTTGATAAAATATTTCATACTAAAATAAAAGAGATTTATGCCATCTTCAAATATTAAAACATCTGGTTTTTCACTTGCAAAAAGAAGAGAACTAAAAGGTGATGACTTTTACGATACAAAGACCATAGGTGATTTAACCATAGCAATAGTCTGTGATGGAGTTGGAAGTGCTAGTGAAGGTGCAGTTGCGGCTTCAAGGGTTACAAGCTATCTTATGAATAATTTTAAAATTCGTCCTAAAACATGGAGCATAGAGAAATCAATAAAAACTTTTATTCACTCTATAAATTCTATTCTTTACCAAGAGTCTATGCTAAATTATGAGCGACCTGAATTAGTTACAACCCTATGTATCATAGTTATTCAAGGTAATAAACTTTATGGTGCAAATGTTGGGGATTCAAGAGTATATTTACATAGAAATAAAAAACTAAATCAACTATCCTATGACCACGCAATGGAGGAAAAAGGTTATGAAAATGTACTTACTCAAGCAATTGGTATAGATAAAGAAGTTGAACCCTACTATTTTGAAAATATTATTCAAACTGATGATAGTCTTTTACTTTGTAGTGATGGACTTTATAATGTTTTAACTCAAGAAACACTTGAGGTTGGTATCTTAAATGGGGCTTCTTTTTTAGTAAAAAAAGCTTCTAAATTAGTTAAAGACAACCTTCCTGATGATACCACAGCAGTAGTGGTTAAAATTCTTAAAGCCAACGATTTCCAACTCTTAAAACAACAAAACATGCCAATCCCAAAAAGTTTAAAAAAAGGACAGATAGTTGATGAGTACAAGCTAGAAAAATCTCTTATTGAAAATGGAAGAACTTGGCTTTGTAGTAAAAAAACAAAACAATATGTTATAAAATTTGCTCCTATTGAAGCTATCGATGATGAAATTGCATTAGATATTTTCGTTAAAGAGGCTTGGAATGCAAAAAGATTAAAAGCAGAATTTTTTCCAAAAGCAGTTATTCCAAAAAATAGAACTTATCGCTACTATGTAATGCAACTTTTTAAAGGTGAAGATTTAGACAACTATTTATCTATTAAAAAAATAACTATTGATGATACTATTGCTTTAGCAACTACACTTTTAAAAATGTCACAGTTTTTATTGAACTATGACTTAATTCACGGAGATATAAAGCCTCCAAATATAATGATTTCAAAAGACGAAAATGAAAGTCTAGAATTTAGAATTATTGATTTTGGAAGTATTACGGAGATATTTTCACATGCGACTAAAGCAGGAACACCTAGTTTTCTTTCTCCTCAAAGGTTTGAAGACGAAGCCATAAATGAATCAAGTGAGATTTTTTCCATAGGTGTTACAATATACCTCGCTTTAACTAGTAAATATCCATATGGAGAAATAGAACCTTTTCAATCACCTACATTTAAAGAAGCTAAAAAACCAAGCTTGTATAATAGCAACATACCAAACTGGTTAGACAGTGTAATTTTACGCTCAATAGCACTAGATAAAGACAGAAGGTATGAACATTATTCTGAAATGGAGTATGAGTTAAAAAACCCAACAAAAGTAAAACCTTTCTTTGCTAAAAATGCCACACTAATGGAACGCTCACCATTGGCTTTTTATAAGGCTGGTTTCATTATAATGACACTCTTAAATATTATCTTACTTATATGGATGGACTCATAATAAATATGAACTGGCTAAACTTTTTTTATAACAAAACTACGCATCTAAGACACTCTTTTGGAAGAGGTATAAACGCTTCTATATCTCCCAATGAAGAAGAACTTTTTGATAAATCTTATGAAGCATTTGAAAAAGGCAGGACTTTAAAGGCTTACGAATATTTTTTCAAATCTTTAGAGAATTTTTCAAATGAAAATTCAAACAACAATATTATTACAAAATTAAAGAGTGATAAACTAGAGTTTGAAATATTTCAGGGAAGTGCGAAAATAAGAGGTCACGTTACAAATGCAAAATTGTATGCTGAGGCAATTATTATCAATACTTCAGATGCTAAAGTGGCTTTAAAAAGATACATTCTACAAAGAAACTATCAACTCACATATGCATGTTACTTTAGTGATGATGATTTTATTAAACTAAAAATTTTTCAAGATAACATTACCGCTTCTCCACAAAAAATATTTTTTCCTTTAAGAGAGATTGCTCTAACTGCAGACTTTGACAAAGAGTTTATAAAAAGTGAATTTCCTAATATCACTTTGAAAGATGCAACGCATCTAGTTAAATTATCTCCAGAGGAGTTAAAGATAAAATATGACTTTTTACATCAATGGATAAATGAACTAGAAGCAAAACTATCAACTCTTCCGACAAATGATAATGCTGGAATGCAATCTTTTTTATACTTAAATTTTCTTTTTAAAATCGACTATTTACTTGTTCCAAAATGTGAGATATACCAAAAAATCAGTAAAAAAATACAACGCTATTTTAATGATGAAACCCTATCTCCTGAAGCAAAAAATGAAGAACTAAACAGATACATACAAAAACTAAAAGTTATGAAATTTGAAGACTTTAGTAGTAAGTTTTATAATGCAAAATATACTTTTAATCCTTTAGAAAAAAGTACACAAGAAGAAATAAATAATTTTATAAGTGAATCACTCATAAAAATAAGATGGTATAAAAACAATCGCTATAAGCAAATAATACCTAGCATCTACACTTATATACCTTTTAATATTTTGTATAACTATGGTCTAAATCCTGTAACTAAATCTCTTTTACATACACTAATCGAAATTCAAAACCCATCTTTTTTCAAGGCTCTTGATTATACTCCTCTTTATTTTGAAGAAAAAGACACCTTTGCTAAAAAAGCAATTATCGCTAGAGTAGATGAGGCTATACTTCCTAATCAAAGTCAATTTAAATCTTTAGAAACTTTTGGAGATAAACTAAACTTTTCTTCCATGAATGAACTTAGTAATAGCTATCTTCTTCAGCTAAAGCACTTAAATTTCGAGGAGATATAAAAATGAATACTCAAGATATACTAGATAAATATGTAGATAATATCATTCAAATTATGACTCCATACGGAACAGGCACAGGTTTTATAATAGATGACTTGATTATTACAAATTCTCATGTTGTGAGTGGATTAAAAGAAGTTGTAATCAGCTCAAAACTAATCAAAAGAACAATAGCTCAAGTTATATATGATGATGCGGATTATGATTTAGCTTTTATCCATATTGATTTTAAAGCATCTAGTAATCCTTTAAAACTATCTTTATCACCTGTAAAAGATGGTGATACAACTATTGCTATTGGCCATCCTTATGGGCTAAACTATACAGCTACAGAGGGGATAGTTTCAAAAGCATCTAGGCTTCAAGATGATTTAGAATATATTCAAATTGATGCAGCTATAAATCCAGGTAATAGTGGTGGACCTCTTTTAAATGTTGAAGGTGAAGTCACAGGGGTAAATACTTTTATTGTTCAAAATGCTAACAATTTAGGTTTTGCTCTTCCCTACTTTTATGTTGATGAAACAATACAAAATTTCAAAAATATTAAAGAAATAAATATTATAAAATGTCCCTCATGTAAAAATTTCATAAAAGAAAAAGAGATAAAAAATGATTACTGCTTTGAATGTGGCACAAAACTTCTAGTTGCAAAACAAAGAAGAAAAGGGTATAAACCTTCTGGAGCTACTAAACTTTTAGAAGAAATTCTATCAGATTTAGATGTTAATGTTACTCTTTCAAGACGCTCGCAAGCATCTTGGAGAGTACAAAGCGGTAGTGCGAGGGTAGAGATAAACTATTATGAGAATGGTATAATTATTGGAGACTCTAAACTGTGCCAAATTCCTAAAGATAAGATAAATGAGATCTATGATTATCTTTTAAGTCAAAATAAAAAATTATCATATTTACAGTTTTCAATAAATGAAAATACTATCTATCTTTCATACCTTATAGTAGATTCATCATTAACACTACAAGAAGGAAAAATTGCCTTTAAACGCTTGCTAGATTTATCTGATGAGTATGATGATATTCTGATAAACAAATATAACGCCATAAAATTAAAACGAGATGAGGAAGACGAATGAGTAGTAAATTTTTAAAATTTAATGTAGAACTAGATAGCTTTATAACAGATTTAGAAAAAAAAATTAAAACGAACAATGAGAGCATAGAAACATTTTTAAAACAAGAGCATAACACATATGCTTCTTTTGTAAAACCGATACAGATGCTAGAAGAAAAACTTGAACATTTTTTTACACCTTTATCGCATCTAAACTCTGTAAACAACTCAGATGAAACACAAAAAATTTATGCTGATTCTTTACCAATAATTACAGAATATTCTACAAATATATCTCAAAATATAGATATTTACAACGCTTATAACAAGATTCAACAAAATGAAAAAGAAACTTTAAACTTCGAGCAAAAAAAAGTTTTAGAGTTAAATATACTAAATTTCGAGTTAAGTGGTGCACACCTAGATGCAAAAGTAAAACAAAGACTTGGGGAGATAAATATAAAACTAAGTGAGCTCTCAAATAACTTCTCACAAAACCTTCTGGATGCTACTAATGATTATGAGTACATCATAGAAGATGAAGCTGATATAGAAGGAATTCCACAAAGCGATATTCAGAGTGCAAAATATGAGGAAGATTCTAAAACAAAATATAAGTTTACTCTTCAGATGCCATCATACATTGCCTATATGACTTACGGTAGAAATGCAAAAATAAGAGAATCTTTATACAAGGCTTATGTAACAAGAGCACCACAAAATGCAAAAATCATAGATGAATTACTAGCTCTAAAAAATGAAATGAGCAAAATATTAGGCTTTGATAATTATGCACAATACTCTATAAAAAGTAAAATGGCAACAGACGAAAAAAGCGTAGTAAACTTTCTGCAAACTTTAATAACAAAATCAATAGATCAAGCAAAAAATGAACTTCAAGAAGTTGAGAAAATGTCAGGCAAAACACTACAAAGTTTTGACAGTGCTTACTATAGCGAACTTCTTAAAAAAGAAAAATATGAAATAGATGAAGAGTTATATCGCCCATACTTTGAGCAAAACAGAGTTGTAACTGGAATGTTTGACTTTTTAAACAAACTATTTTCAATTGAATTTAAAAAAGTAGAAGAAAAACTTTGGGATGAAAAGGCTAGTTCTTATGACCTTTATCTTGATGGCAAATTAAAAGCAAGACTCTATCTTGATTTAGAAGCTAGAAAAACAAAAAGAGGTGGAGCGTGGATGCATAACTGGCAATCACATTGCTTAGATGAAGAAGGCAAAAAACAACTAGCATCTTCATTTATAGTTTGTAACTTTCCTCCATCTACTTCAGAGACTCCTTCTTTACTTCGACATGATGATGTTGTAACTCTTTTTCATGAGATGGGACATGCGATTCATCATATGTTAAGTAGTGTCAATGAGAATGAAGTTAGTGGGGTAAATGGAGTTGAATGGGATGCAGTTGAGTTCCCATCACAATTTTTGGAAAATTTTGCTTATGAACCAAGTGTTTTAAAACTTTTTGCTTCTCATCATGAAAGTGGTGAAATTATTTCAGATGAGATGATTCAAAAGCTTGTTAAAAGTAAAAACTTCTTATCGGCATCTGGAATGCTTAGACAATTAGAATTTTCTATTTTTGATTTTAAACTACACTCTAAAATATATAAAGGTGATGAAGTTCAAGCACTCTTAGATAACATAAGAGAAGAAACCGCTCTTATAAAAACACCAAGTTATAATAAGTTTCAAAATGGTTTTGCTCATATTTTTGCTGGTGGATATGCTGCTGGATATTATAGTTACAAATGGGCAGAGGTCTTAAGTGCAGATGCTTTTTTTAGTGTAGTTGATGAAGGAATATTTGATTCTAAAACTGCTAAAAAGTACCTTAATGTGGTACTTAATGGTGGTGGAGCAAAGAGTATGCAAAGCTATTTTGAAGAACTTATGGGACGAGAACCTGATCCGCAAAACTTATTAAGATTAAATGGCATTAATTAGTGAAACACCTCTTTGTTTTTCTTATATTAATCAGTTCATTATATGGAGATAGAATGTTCAAAGTTGCTACTTACAATGTTGAAAACCTTTTTGACTTAAATAAAAAAGGTTATAAACACAAAGAGTATAAAGCATTTACTCCATCTCTTTGGAACAAGAAAAACTATAAAATTAAACTGCAAAATATTGCAAAAGTCATCAAAGATATAGATGCTGACATCATAACACTTCAAGAAGTTCATTCACTAGATGCTTTAAAAGATTTGCGTTTAGAGCTTAAAAAAAATGGTTTATATTACCAATATTATAAAATTACAGATAATAAACCTACTGCTATTCATGTAGCATTTTTAAGTAAATTTCCTTTTGTTTATACAAAAGAATTAAAAGTCACTTCATCTTATAAATACAGAAATATCTTAGAAGCTAAACTAAATATAGATGGACAAAACTTATACCTATTTGCAAATCATTGGAAAGCTAAATCGGGACCTGAGAGTATGAGAATAACATCTGCTAAGGTTTTAAGAAATAGAGTTGCCCAAGTTGGATATGAAAAAAATATAATCTTACTAGGTGACTTTAACTCTGACTATGAAGAGTACATAAAATTTATACGCAAAAGAAGACACAACGATACAAATGGAAAAACAGGTATAAATCATGTGCTAAGAACCATAAAACAAGGTCATAATAGTTTTTATAACCTTTGGTACGATGCGAAAGAAAAAGATAGATACTCTTATATTTACAGAGGTAAAAAAGAGGCGCTTGATAATATTTTAATCTCACAATCACTTCTTATAAAAGATGGCATCTCTTACATAACAAGCTCTATAAAAAACCTAGATAAAAAATACCTATTTAAAAAGAAACAGATTTTCAGATGGCAAGTATCTCGTGCTAGAGTTCCTAAACATAAAGGTAAAGGTTACTCCGACCACTTACCAGTTATGGCAAAATTTAAGATAAACTCCAATTAATCTCTTTTTTAGAATGTTGCTTTAAATATTCGTTTGTTTTAGAAAATGGCTTTGAACCAAAGAATCCTCTATATGAAGATAATGGTGATGGATGTGGTGATTTTAATACTAGATGCTTACTCTCATCTATAAAAGAAGCTTTTTTGATAGAGGAGTTACCCCACAAGATAAAAACAATATTTTCAGACTTTAAAGATAATTCTTTGATTATAAAATCTGTAAAAATTTCCCAACCTTTTGCTTTGTGAGAATTTGCTTTTGCGCTTTGTACTGTTAAGACAGTGTTAATTAGTAAAACTCCTTCTTTAGCCCATGATGTTAGGTTTCCTGTTATTGGATATTTGCATCCCATATCTTCTACTAACTCTTTAAATATATTTTTTAGTGAAGGTGGTATTTTACATTTATCTCCAACAGAAAAAGCCAAACCATTTGCTTGATTTTCACCATGATAAGGGTCTTGCCCGATTATAACAACTTTTACTTTTGGAACTTCTATTAAATTAAATGCTCTATATATATCTTCTCGTTTTGGAAAAATTGTTTTTTCTTTATATTCTTTGTCAACAAATGATTCAAGTTTTTTAAAATAATCTTCTTGCATCTGTGCTTGTAGTAAGTTTGACCATGATTTACTTAACATTAAAAACTCTCTAAAGATAGATATATAAGAGGAAGATAAATTACTAAACCCATGTACAATATAAATTTGTTAATTGGTGCTAAGAGAGCCAAAGTCATCTCATCAGACAAATTTTCATCAATAAACACTTGTTTAATAAGTGAAATTTTTGTAATCATATCAAGTGATTTAATAAGTAATAGCGTAACTGCATAAATATTATAATCATTTAAAACCATAAACCCGATAGCAAAGTAAAATGTAGGATGCATAATCAAAAATAAGAATATACTTTTAGAATAATGCTGATACATTCGAGCTAACATACCCATAATAGTTTGGGCTTTTTGCCACTGCAACTCATATATTTCTAAAAATATAAACAGCAATATATAATTTAGTACAACTTCATTTATCATCAATTATGGTTCCATAGTTATTTTTTGTAAGTATAGCAAAATCATTTGTAAAGTGGTGGACAAGGAGAGATTCGAAAAAACCTTACCCTGTTTAGTTCTTTTTTAGCCACTTTCTAACTCTCTTTTACTTTGTGTTATACTTCCGCTGTTACAAGCATTGTCTCTTCTTTTGGCTTATGGGTGTTAAAGGGATATTTGGATTTAGAGGGTATCTCCAAAGAAAGGAGACACGATGTGAAGTTATTTCTTATACTAGTGGTTTTAATGGTTCTAGCCCAA containing:
- a CDS encoding class I SAM-dependent rRNA methyltransferase codes for the protein MSQNIDLIVKSEFIQSYKDGYPLLSKESISNLDTLKEQGQIFNLVDAKKKFIAQAYYGIQNKGYGWILSLKKDEKIDSSFFEKKFIDAIKYREDFFSDKSTTAFRVFNAEGDGVGGLSIDYFDGYYLLTWYSEGIYVFKQEILKALKEVVKYKGIYQKKRFDTKGKYLDDSDDFVCGAKASTPLIVKENDVNFAIHLDDGAMVGVFLDQREVRKTLRDKYAKGKTTLNTFSYTGAFSVFASLGGASKTTSVDLAKRSLPKTTEQFSINNIDASAQDIIVEDVFNYFKYAVRKKLSFDLVVLDPPSFARSKKHTFSASKDYVKLLKEAIQITSKNGIIVASTNSANFSMMTFRDFISRAFKELRGRFQVQESFSLAQDFRVNPKFKEGNYLKVVFIKKLT
- a CDS encoding protein kinase domain-containing protein, which produces MPSSNIKTSGFSLAKRRELKGDDFYDTKTIGDLTIAIVCDGVGSASEGAVAASRVTSYLMNNFKIRPKTWSIEKSIKTFIHSINSILYQESMLNYERPELVTTLCIIVIQGNKLYGANVGDSRVYLHRNKKLNQLSYDHAMEEKGYENVLTQAIGIDKEVEPYYFENIIQTDDSLLLCSDGLYNVLTQETLEVGILNGASFLVKKASKLVKDNLPDDTTAVVVKILKANDFQLLKQQNMPIPKSLKKGQIVDEYKLEKSLIENGRTWLCSKKTKQYVIKFAPIEAIDDEIALDIFVKEAWNAKRLKAEFFPKAVIPKNRTYRYYVMQLFKGEDLDNYLSIKKITIDDTIALATTLLKMSQFLLNYDLIHGDIKPPNIMISKDENESLEFRIIDFGSITEIFSHATKAGTPSFLSPQRFEDEAINESSEIFSIGVTIYLALTSKYPYGEIEPFQSPTFKEAKKPSLYNSNIPNWLDSVILRSIALDKDRRYEHYSEMEYELKNPTKVKPFFAKNATLMERSPLAFYKAGFIIMTLLNIILLIWMDS
- a CDS encoding FKBP-type peptidyl-prolyl cis-trans isomerase; translation: MNTKILILTISSALLLTACFDTKKEVKKPDVTSLKTQKEKAAYVIGTQLGKQLMISKDDINLDAMKLGMKDVFSGTKSRLSDDEIRKTMETFTKAKQKREVAMVDKFSNLNIKEGKAYLQANKKKDGVITLESGLQYSVIKKGTGKSPKLTDTVVTHYHGTLIDGTVFDSSYDRGETVSFPVNAVIKGWTEALQKMKVGSKWHLVIPAELAYGKRGAPPSIGPDATLVFDVELLEIK
- a CDS encoding MFS transporter produces the protein MAGFKDLKGQGHTPTLLMSFLYFDMSFMVWTMLGPLSTEITEALALGGHIMTAGEKATLLSLPILSGAILRIVLGFGVDKLGAKMTALISQAIVIASLLTAFFMGDNITYNALLMVALGLGFAGASFAVALPQAGQWYPPKLQGVVLGIAGAGNIGVVIDFLFAPKIAEIWGWSSVFGVGAAMSIIVIIAYAFMAKDAPSDIYTARPKKIKDYIKLLGDKDTWWFSFFYAISFGGFVGFAGYMKVYLMNTYSVDMSTFGLEMLDEENVKVIAGYFGAFCIFSGAVLRPVGGNIADKIGGVKSLYFFYGAVAILVTISALVSLPFYIAILVLFLIMANLGMANGAVFQLVPQRFGKDIGIMTGLVGCAGGLGGTALIKTLGWSKGAFDGYTAGFLIFACVVLVAIMGLSLVKTRWRTTWGFKSGGRI
- a CDS encoding chemotaxis protein CheB, with amino-acid sequence MINSKKMKHSIPRKILLIGASTGGPGQIEKIIKELSILNDSAIVIAQHMTSGFMSSFSKQLQTYSENTISVAQNNEYLQVGKIYTCCGDIKLEKDNQGIFFIKKELLHMTDFNPDINKVFNSFVNISENIEIFCVILTGIGRDGVDACQALSLKGHYTLTESENSAIVDGMPSRARAEVKDIHIMDIENITKKIKEFCL
- a CDS encoding trypsin-like peptidase domain-containing protein gives rise to the protein MNTQDILDKYVDNIIQIMTPYGTGTGFIIDDLIITNSHVVSGLKEVVISSKLIKRTIAQVIYDDADYDLAFIHIDFKASSNPLKLSLSPVKDGDTTIAIGHPYGLNYTATEGIVSKASRLQDDLEYIQIDAAINPGNSGGPLLNVEGEVTGVNTFIVQNANNLGFALPYFYVDETIQNFKNIKEINIIKCPSCKNFIKEKEIKNDYCFECGTKLLVAKQRRKGYKPSGATKLLEEILSDLDVNVTLSRRSQASWRVQSGSARVEINYYENGIIIGDSKLCQIPKDKINEIYDYLLSQNKKLSYLQFSINENTIYLSYLIVDSSLTLQEGKIAFKRLLDLSDEYDDILINKYNAIKLKRDEEDE
- a CDS encoding endonuclease/exonuclease/phosphatase family protein translates to MFKVATYNVENLFDLNKKGYKHKEYKAFTPSLWNKKNYKIKLQNIAKVIKDIDADIITLQEVHSLDALKDLRLELKKNGLYYQYYKITDNKPTAIHVAFLSKFPFVYTKELKVTSSYKYRNILEAKLNIDGQNLYLFANHWKAKSGPESMRITSAKVLRNRVAQVGYEKNIILLGDFNSDYEEYIKFIRKRRHNDTNGKTGINHVLRTIKQGHNSFYNLWYDAKEKDRYSYIYRGKKEALDNILISQSLLIKDGISYITSSIKNLDKKYLFKKKQIFRWQVSRARVPKHKGKGYSDHLPVMAKFKINSN
- a CDS encoding M3 family metallopeptidase; translation: MSSKFLKFNVELDSFITDLEKKIKTNNESIETFLKQEHNTYASFVKPIQMLEEKLEHFFTPLSHLNSVNNSDETQKIYADSLPIITEYSTNISQNIDIYNAYNKIQQNEKETLNFEQKKVLELNILNFELSGAHLDAKVKQRLGEINIKLSELSNNFSQNLLDATNDYEYIIEDEADIEGIPQSDIQSAKYEEDSKTKYKFTLQMPSYIAYMTYGRNAKIRESLYKAYVTRAPQNAKIIDELLALKNEMSKILGFDNYAQYSIKSKMATDEKSVVNFLQTLITKSIDQAKNELQEVEKMSGKTLQSFDSAYYSELLKKEKYEIDEELYRPYFEQNRVVTGMFDFLNKLFSIEFKKVEEKLWDEKASSYDLYLDGKLKARLYLDLEARKTKRGGAWMHNWQSHCLDEEGKKQLASSFIVCNFPPSTSETPSLLRHDDVVTLFHEMGHAIHHMLSSVNENEVSGVNGVEWDAVEFPSQFLENFAYEPSVLKLFASHHESGEIISDEMIQKLVKSKNFLSASGMLRQLEFSIFDFKLHSKIYKGDEVQALLDNIREETALIKTPSYNKFQNGFAHIFAGGYAAGYYSYKWAEVLSADAFFSVVDEGIFDSKTAKKYLNVVLNGGGAKSMQSYFEELMGREPDPQNLLRLNGIN